Proteins found in one Patagioenas fasciata isolate bPatFas1 chromosome 13, bPatFas1.hap1, whole genome shotgun sequence genomic segment:
- the LOC136107298 gene encoding arylamine N-acetyltransferase, liver isozyme-like has translation MDIQEYFARISYNESHKDADLQTLTLIFQHHIWAIPFENLSMHCGETIKLDLQSIYNKIVRKKRGGWCMETNYLLFWALQELGYDVCILGGESYEPAEKAYKAGINHILLKVVIKGNSYIADAGFGGPYQTWQPLMLISGKDQPQIPGIFRFTEDNGTWYFEKVKRKHYIPEPSVPLTDTPELGSIRKIYMFTLEPRDINDFQELNTYLQVTPDNLLQKKSICTLQTTEGLYALVGWTFTEMKYKYTEDLDLVQFTTLTDEEVEKTLKDKFNIVLENKLVPINVRSLPPNIVDMIQF, from the coding sequence ATGGACATTCAAGAGTATTTCGCAAGAATTTCTTACAACGAGTCCCATAAGGATGCAGACTTGCAAACCTTAACACTCATCTTCCAGCACCACATCTGGGCAATTCCATTTGAAAACCTCAGCATGCATTGTGGGGAGACCATCAAACTTGATTTACAGTCTATTTACAATAAGATTGTGAGAAAGAAACGTGGTGGGTGGTGCATGGAAACCAACTACCTTTTATTTTGGGCCTTGCAAGAATTAGGGTATGATGTCTGTATTCTTGGAGGAGAGAGTTATGAACCAGCAGAGAAGGCATACAAAGCTGGGATAAATCACATCCTCCTGAAGGTGGTGATCAAGGGAAATTCCTACATAGCAGATGCTGGTTTTGGTGGTCCTTACCAGACGTGGCAGCCGCTGATGTTGATTTCTGGGAAAGATCAACCTCAGATCCCTGGCATCTTCCGCTTCACAGAAGACAACGGCACCTGGTACTTCGAGAAAGTCAAAAGAAAGCATTATATTCCCGAGCCAAGTGTCCCTCTCACTGATACTCCAGAACTGGGGAGTAtcagaaaaatatatatgttcACTCTCGAGCCACGAGATATAAATGACTTTCAAGAGCTAAACACATACCTACAAGTGACTCCAGATAACTTACTTCAGAAGAAGTCAATCTGCACTCTCCAGACCACTGAAGGGCTTTACGCCTTAGTTGGATGGACCTTCACTGAGATGAAGTATAAGTACACGGAGGACCTGGACCTGGTGCAGTTCACAACTCTTACAGATGAAGAGGTTGAGAAGACACTGAAAGACAAATTCAACATAGTGCTGGAGAACAAACTTGTACCAATAAATGTTCGCAGTTTGCCACCTAATATAGTGGATATGATCCAGTTCTAA
- the LOC136107321 gene encoding LOW QUALITY PROTEIN: arylamine N-acetyltransferase, pineal gland isozyme NAT-3-like (The sequence of the model RefSeq protein was modified relative to this genomic sequence to represent the inferred CDS: inserted 1 base in 1 codon), whose protein sequence is MDIKEYFTRISYQGSYDKPDLATLTDIFQHHIRAVPFENLSIHCGEGIELDLEVTYNKIVRKKRGGWCMEXNYILAWVLKTLGYDVTLLGSRVYVPEYGAYADEMDHLLLKVVLDDKPYIVDGGFGMVYQMWEPMELISGKEQLQTPGVFRFLEESGVWYLEKVKRKQWVVNHSDSTSHNEEKEVCRQIYLFTLQPRDIEEFRACNAHLQTAPNSLFVTKSFCSLQTPDGVRALVGWKLTETKYNYKDNMDLVEMRNLADEEIENTLKEKFNITLDKKLVPVNRSRLCMF, encoded by the exons ATGGACATCAAGGAGTATTTCACCAGGATTTCTTACCAGGGCTCCTATGATAAACCAGACTTGGCTACCTTGACGGATATATTCCAGCACCACATCCGAGCGGTCCCCTTTGAAAACCTCAGCATCCACTGTGGGGAGGGCATTGAGCTGGACCTGGAAGTGACTTACAACAAGATAGTGAGGAAGAAACGTGGGGGCTGGTGTATGG ACAACTACATTTTGGCCTGGGTCTTGAAAACCCTTGGCTACGATGTCACCCTTCTGGGATCAAGAGTTTATGTCCCCGAGTACGGTGCGTATGCAGATGAAATGGACCATTTGCTGCTAAAAGTGGTGCTTGACGACAAACCGTACATTGTGGATGGTGGGTTTGGGATGGTCTACCAAATGTGGGAGCCCATGGAGCTGATTTCGGGGAAAGAGCAGCTGCAGACTCCTGGGGTCTTTCGCTTCCTGGAGGAGAGCGGGGTCTGGTACCTGGAGAAGGTGAAAAGGAAGCAGTGGGTTGTCAACCATAGTGACTCCACTTCCCATAATGAGGAAAAAGAAGTTTGCCGTCAGATTTATCTCTTTACCCTTCAGCCACGAGACATAGAAGAGTTCAGAGCCTGCAACGCCCACCTGCAGACGGCGCCGAACTCGCTGTTTGTGACAAAGTCTTTCTGCAGCCTGCAGACCCCCGACGGCGTCCGGGCTCTGGTGGGGTGGAAACTCACTGAGACGAAGTACAATTATAAGGATAATATGGATCTGGTAGAAATGAGGAACCTTGCAGAtgaagaaatagagaacacactaaaagagaaattcaaTATAACGCTAGACAAGAAATTAGTACCTGTCAATAGAAGCAGGTTGTGTATGTTTTAA